The Colwellia sp. M166 genome segment ACAGGAAATAATATCGCGCAAGCCATTGTGGCCACCGTGTCCGCCACCTTGTTTGATTTTGCAAACACCAGGCAACATATCAAGCTCATCGTGAGCGACTAAAATATTTTCAACGGGAATACGAAAAAAGTTGGCTAATGGTGCGACGGCTTTACCACTACAATTCATAAAAGTGCTTGGTATAAGAAGATGAACTAATTGTCCGGCAATTAATCCTTTACCGTAGAGACCTGAGTATTTTTTTTCTGGCTTTAGTGAAATGTTGTAACGTGATGCAAGCTCTTGGACGAACCAATCACCGGCATTATGACGGGTTTTACTGTATTCAGCACCTGGATTACCTAAGCCGACTACTAATTGAATCGTCATCTAATAGTTTACTCTTGTTATACAAACTTAAGAACAATTAATCTATTTGCTATAAATCTAAAAAGCTTAAAGGGTATGTTGTAAAAACATTGTCCCTTTAAGCTTTATCATCAGGAGTAAATTAATACTTACTCGGCTGAAGCTTCTTCTGTTGCTTCTTCTGCACTGTCATCGCTTACACCTTTAGGCGCATTCAATGTAGCAACAGCTTGGTCATGGCTCTCGCCTTTTGCTAATTCGTCAGATGTTACGCCTTTCGGTAAAGTAACGTCTGATAAATGCAATGTTTGACCAACTTCTAAGTTAGCAACATCAATTTCGATAAACTCTGGAATGTT includes the following:
- the pth gene encoding aminoacyl-tRNA hydrolase; the encoded protein is MTIQLVVGLGNPGAEYSKTRHNAGDWFVQELASRYNISLKPEKKYSGLYGKGLIAGQLVHLLIPSTFMNCSGKAVAPLANFFRIPVENILVAHDELDMLPGVCKIKQGGGHGGHNGLRDIISCLANNKEFYRLRIGIDHPGHRDRVTGHVLGKAPANEQNLIDQAIDEAARCFEIWQKDDIKKAQNRLHSFKAQ